A window from Mytilus trossulus isolate FHL-02 unplaced genomic scaffold, PNRI_Mtr1.1.1.hap1 h1tg000122l__unscaffolded, whole genome shotgun sequence encodes these proteins:
- the LOC134700147 gene encoding cingulin-like protein 1 isoform X1 yields MTTAILQQRSVVWSDMRPKSASTDQMEDSNHGFRPSRPRPKSTPSSYNRSSRSSLGTSSRINRPRTAAAVLTNNECDRVSQVEHEPTRRHNLENHMPLKRARPPPWQKNLDPPMVPFVCGPGYILSRSKTKFAMTIKDEFFEPPEEESASPGPRKKLDNERDSLISQLQQQISDLTLYLEEERLNHKQTKQRAEEFLRDQIDELHKRQREQTRDSEEDHEEEMDKLRNQLEADKTQMQTAKDKDIEKMRKEIEFLQGSFASYKTTVHLDQDEKWKKREHDMTMLMEENKQTAMHEIRTKFIQEKNSERINVQKDHQKNIDTLRKDHKKELDALVRRFSNVAADLERLKRTTAELKEVKTELEEVKNSYNETCKLLATTTRDLADTKVKLMSFEEQFEEKVQQVDDKYKDQINSLMTKNVELRRLYVKKCGELYDEKVSADEERVVRVSSAKEVMHSMLKSKHKADVSFTPGEILTPEEKSIKTLKYRRSSAPITQEEAELAYQGSGKLDYHVDDEDDFILADPIIPESRQEIEEMRKELLGEIEQTVLDENDEDELF; encoded by the exons ATCCACTCCATCAAGTTACAACAGATCTTCCCGCAGTAGTTTAGGGACCTCATCAAGAATTAACAGACCAAGAACAGCAGCTGCAGTTTTAACTAATAATGA GTGTGACCGAGTTTCCCAGGTAGAACATGAACCGACCAGAAGACACAACTTAGAGAACCACATGCCTCTTAAGAGAGCAAGACCTCCACCATGGCAGAAAAACTTAGAT CCTCCCATGGTACCATTTGTTTGTGGTCCAGGATATATCTTGTCCAGAAGTAAAACAAAGTTTGCCATGACAATCAAAGATGAGTTCTTTGAACCTCCAGAAGAAGAAAGTGCCAG TCCAGGGCCCAG AAAGAAGCTTGACAATGAAAG AGATTCTTTGATATCACAGTTACAGCAACAGATTTCTGATTTAACATTGTACTTAGAGGAGGAGAGACTAAACcataaacagacaaaacaaaGG GCAGAAGAATTTTTGAGGGACCAGATTGATGAATTACACAAGAGACAAAGAGAACAGACAAG AGACTCAGAGGAGGATCATGAAGAGGAGATGGACAAACTAAGAAATCAGCTGGAAGCTGACAAAACCCAAATGCAAACTGCTAAAGATAAAGATATAG aaaaaatgagAAAAGAAATTGAATTTTTGCAAGGTTCATTTGCCTCATATAAAACCACCGTCCATCTTGACCAGgatgaaaaatggaaaaaacgGGAACATGACATGACCATGTTGATGGAGGAGAATAAACAGACAGCAATGCATGAAATCA GAACAAAGTTTATTCAAGAGAAAAATTCTGAGAGGATAAATGTCCAGAAAGATCATCAGAAAAATATAGACACTCTACGCAAAGATCATAAAAAAGAACTTGAT GCACTAGTCAGAAGATTTTCTAATGTTGCTGCTGATCTAGAAAGGTTAAAAAGAACAACAGCCGAGTTAAAG GAAGTAAAAACGGAATTGGAAGAAGTTAAGAACAGTTATAATGAGACCTGTAAATTATTAGCAACAACAACTAGAGATTTAGCCGATACG aaagtTAAACTAATGTCTTTTGAAGAACAGTTTGAAGAAAAAGTTCAACAAGTCGACGACAAATATAAAGATCAAATCAACAGTCTAATGACTAAAAATGTGGAATTAAG GAGATTATACGTTAAGAAATGTGGAGAATTATACGACGAAAAAGTATCAGCTGATGAGGAGAGAGTTGTCAGAGTGTCATCTGCTAAAGAAGTCATGCAT aGCATGTTAAAATCTAAGCATAAAGCTGACGTCAGTTTCACACCAGGAGAAATTCTGACGCCAGAAGAAAAATCAATCAAGACATTAAAATATAGACGCTCTAGTGCACCAATCACTCAAGAAGAGGCTGAACTGGCATATCAAGGGTCCGGGAAACTAGATTATCATGTTGACGATGAGGACGATTTTATTCTCGCTGATCCCATAATTCCAGAGTCAAGACAGGAAATAGAAGAAATGAGGAAGGAATTGTTAGGAGAAATAGAACAGACAGTATTAGATGAGAATGACGAAGACGAATTGTTTTAG
- the LOC134700147 gene encoding cingulin-like protein 1 isoform X3 has protein sequence MPLKRARPPPWQKNLDPPMVPFVCGPGYILSRSKTKFAMTIKDEFFEPPEEESASPGPRKKLDNERDSLISQLQQQISDLTLYLEEERLNHKQTKQRAEEFLRDQIDELHKRQREQTRDSEEDHEEEMDKLRNQLEADKTQMQTAKDKDIEKMRKEIEFLQGSFASYKTTVHLDQDEKWKKREHDMTMLMEENKQTAMHEIRTKFIQEKNSERINVQKDHQKNIDTLRKDHKKELDALVRRFSNVAADLERLKRTTAELKEVKTELEEVKNSYNETCKLLATTTRDLADTKVKLMSFEEQFEEKVQQVDDKYKDQINSLMTKNVELRRLYVKKCGELYDEKVSADEERVVRVSSAKEVMHSMLKSKHKADVSFTPGEILTPEEKSIKTLKYRRSSAPITQEEAELAYQGSGKLDYHVDDEDDFILADPIIPESRQEIEEMRKELLGEIEQTVLDENDEDELF, from the exons ATGCCTCTTAAGAGAGCAAGACCTCCACCATGGCAGAAAAACTTAGAT CCTCCCATGGTACCATTTGTTTGTGGTCCAGGATATATCTTGTCCAGAAGTAAAACAAAGTTTGCCATGACAATCAAAGATGAGTTCTTTGAACCTCCAGAAGAAGAAAGTGCCAG TCCAGGGCCCAG AAAGAAGCTTGACAATGAAAG AGATTCTTTGATATCACAGTTACAGCAACAGATTTCTGATTTAACATTGTACTTAGAGGAGGAGAGACTAAACcataaacagacaaaacaaaGG GCAGAAGAATTTTTGAGGGACCAGATTGATGAATTACACAAGAGACAAAGAGAACAGACAAG AGACTCAGAGGAGGATCATGAAGAGGAGATGGACAAACTAAGAAATCAGCTGGAAGCTGACAAAACCCAAATGCAAACTGCTAAAGATAAAGATATAG aaaaaatgagAAAAGAAATTGAATTTTTGCAAGGTTCATTTGCCTCATATAAAACCACCGTCCATCTTGACCAGgatgaaaaatggaaaaaacgGGAACATGACATGACCATGTTGATGGAGGAGAATAAACAGACAGCAATGCATGAAATCA GAACAAAGTTTATTCAAGAGAAAAATTCTGAGAGGATAAATGTCCAGAAAGATCATCAGAAAAATATAGACACTCTACGCAAAGATCATAAAAAAGAACTTGAT GCACTAGTCAGAAGATTTTCTAATGTTGCTGCTGATCTAGAAAGGTTAAAAAGAACAACAGCCGAGTTAAAG GAAGTAAAAACGGAATTGGAAGAAGTTAAGAACAGTTATAATGAGACCTGTAAATTATTAGCAACAACAACTAGAGATTTAGCCGATACG aaagtTAAACTAATGTCTTTTGAAGAACAGTTTGAAGAAAAAGTTCAACAAGTCGACGACAAATATAAAGATCAAATCAACAGTCTAATGACTAAAAATGTGGAATTAAG GAGATTATACGTTAAGAAATGTGGAGAATTATACGACGAAAAAGTATCAGCTGATGAGGAGAGAGTTGTCAGAGTGTCATCTGCTAAAGAAGTCATGCAT aGCATGTTAAAATCTAAGCATAAAGCTGACGTCAGTTTCACACCAGGAGAAATTCTGACGCCAGAAGAAAAATCAATCAAGACATTAAAATATAGACGCTCTAGTGCACCAATCACTCAAGAAGAGGCTGAACTGGCATATCAAGGGTCCGGGAAACTAGATTATCATGTTGACGATGAGGACGATTTTATTCTCGCTGATCCCATAATTCCAGAGTCAAGACAGGAAATAGAAGAAATGAGGAAGGAATTGTTAGGAGAAATAGAACAGACAGTATTAGATGAGAATGACGAAGACGAATTGTTTTAG
- the LOC134700147 gene encoding cingulin-like protein 1 isoform X2, translating into MTTAILQQRSVVWSDMRPKSASTDQMEDSNHGFRPSRPRPKSTPSSYNRSSRSSLGTSSRINRPRTAAAVLTNNECDRVSQVEHEPTRRHNLENHMPLKRARPPPWQKNLDPPMVPFVCGPGYILSRSKTKFAMTIKDEFFEPPEEESARKKLDNERDSLISQLQQQISDLTLYLEEERLNHKQTKQRAEEFLRDQIDELHKRQREQTRDSEEDHEEEMDKLRNQLEADKTQMQTAKDKDIEKMRKEIEFLQGSFASYKTTVHLDQDEKWKKREHDMTMLMEENKQTAMHEIRTKFIQEKNSERINVQKDHQKNIDTLRKDHKKELDALVRRFSNVAADLERLKRTTAELKEVKTELEEVKNSYNETCKLLATTTRDLADTKVKLMSFEEQFEEKVQQVDDKYKDQINSLMTKNVELRRLYVKKCGELYDEKVSADEERVVRVSSAKEVMHSMLKSKHKADVSFTPGEILTPEEKSIKTLKYRRSSAPITQEEAELAYQGSGKLDYHVDDEDDFILADPIIPESRQEIEEMRKELLGEIEQTVLDENDEDELF; encoded by the exons ATCCACTCCATCAAGTTACAACAGATCTTCCCGCAGTAGTTTAGGGACCTCATCAAGAATTAACAGACCAAGAACAGCAGCTGCAGTTTTAACTAATAATGA GTGTGACCGAGTTTCCCAGGTAGAACATGAACCGACCAGAAGACACAACTTAGAGAACCACATGCCTCTTAAGAGAGCAAGACCTCCACCATGGCAGAAAAACTTAGAT CCTCCCATGGTACCATTTGTTTGTGGTCCAGGATATATCTTGTCCAGAAGTAAAACAAAGTTTGCCATGACAATCAAAGATGAGTTCTTTGAACCTCCAGAAGAAGAAAGTGCCAG AAAGAAGCTTGACAATGAAAG AGATTCTTTGATATCACAGTTACAGCAACAGATTTCTGATTTAACATTGTACTTAGAGGAGGAGAGACTAAACcataaacagacaaaacaaaGG GCAGAAGAATTTTTGAGGGACCAGATTGATGAATTACACAAGAGACAAAGAGAACAGACAAG AGACTCAGAGGAGGATCATGAAGAGGAGATGGACAAACTAAGAAATCAGCTGGAAGCTGACAAAACCCAAATGCAAACTGCTAAAGATAAAGATATAG aaaaaatgagAAAAGAAATTGAATTTTTGCAAGGTTCATTTGCCTCATATAAAACCACCGTCCATCTTGACCAGgatgaaaaatggaaaaaacgGGAACATGACATGACCATGTTGATGGAGGAGAATAAACAGACAGCAATGCATGAAATCA GAACAAAGTTTATTCAAGAGAAAAATTCTGAGAGGATAAATGTCCAGAAAGATCATCAGAAAAATATAGACACTCTACGCAAAGATCATAAAAAAGAACTTGAT GCACTAGTCAGAAGATTTTCTAATGTTGCTGCTGATCTAGAAAGGTTAAAAAGAACAACAGCCGAGTTAAAG GAAGTAAAAACGGAATTGGAAGAAGTTAAGAACAGTTATAATGAGACCTGTAAATTATTAGCAACAACAACTAGAGATTTAGCCGATACG aaagtTAAACTAATGTCTTTTGAAGAACAGTTTGAAGAAAAAGTTCAACAAGTCGACGACAAATATAAAGATCAAATCAACAGTCTAATGACTAAAAATGTGGAATTAAG GAGATTATACGTTAAGAAATGTGGAGAATTATACGACGAAAAAGTATCAGCTGATGAGGAGAGAGTTGTCAGAGTGTCATCTGCTAAAGAAGTCATGCAT aGCATGTTAAAATCTAAGCATAAAGCTGACGTCAGTTTCACACCAGGAGAAATTCTGACGCCAGAAGAAAAATCAATCAAGACATTAAAATATAGACGCTCTAGTGCACCAATCACTCAAGAAGAGGCTGAACTGGCATATCAAGGGTCCGGGAAACTAGATTATCATGTTGACGATGAGGACGATTTTATTCTCGCTGATCCCATAATTCCAGAGTCAAGACAGGAAATAGAAGAAATGAGGAAGGAATTGTTAGGAGAAATAGAACAGACAGTATTAGATGAGAATGACGAAGACGAATTGTTTTAG